The DNA window CGCTCCGGCATCAGCGTCACCACCAGCACCGCGCTCGCCTTCTCCAGATAGGGTTGCTGCATGAAGAGCCGCGTGCACAGCCCCGGCGGCAGCCCGCCCTCGCGCACCTGCTCCAGCGCGTGCGACACGGGCGAATAGTGGTGGATGCCGGAAGGGACCTGCTCCACGGCGTGCGCGAGCACATAGAGCTCCAGCGGATACAGCCCGCCGCCCGAGGGCACGGTCCGCTCGAACAACGCGAGGTCGTTCATGTGCGTGGTGCCTCGCACGCCGTAACCCGCGTACAGCAGCGTGCCGAGGGCCTCGAGCGAGAGGGGGGCTCCGGTGAAGCGGCGGCAGGACAACCGCGAGTCCAACGCGTGCGCGAGGGTCGTCTCGGGAAGGCGCGGCGTCCCCAGGGGAATCACGGGCGCGTTGGGGTACTCCTTGGGGCCCGTGGGGGACATGGGCTCCACGGTGGAGACCATGTTGTGCGTGGACCGGCTCGTGTTGCGATGGAAGAGCCAGGCCAGGGGTTGCCGCTGTCGAAACATCCAGCGCTCCGCGTCAGGCGATGGGATGAGGGTCGGGGTTGAGGGCTTCGGGGCCGCTGCATGTCTTCGCGAAGCCGAGGGTGACGGGGAGCTGGTACAGCCGCTCGCCGCCGAGCCTGCGCTCCTGGTGGCCGAAGTCGATGGGTTGCAGCCCGGGGAGGATGGCCCTCACCACGCGCAGCCCCATCCGCATCAGGTCCGACGGCGTCAGGTCGCAGTAGAGCAAGTCACTGCCCGTCGCCTTCAGTCGGTCCGCGAGCGCGCGGAGCTGGTCCACGGCGCTCGTGGCCTCGGGTTGGAGCCAGGTGAAGGGCTCCATGGGGCGCTCCAGCAAGAACGCGAGCGCGGTGAGCCGCTCTGGCAACGCATAGAGCAGGTCATGGTCCTCCAGCTTCGCCACGGACTCGGGGCGCTCTTTCAGTTCTTCCAGACGGGCGAGCGTCTCGGCGCGGCGCATGCGTCGGGCGAGCGCTGGACGAATCTGCCCCACCTCCAGCAACGCGCCTCTCGCGGCCCTCGCGGCGGACAGGTCCGCGCCCATGCCCACCACGGCCGCGGGGCCGGGCCCTCCGGGGCGCTGCGTCCCCACCGCGAGGAAGACGTGGGCGGCCTGGTCCGTGGGCACTCGGAACAGGTGCAGCGTCACACCTCGCCTCGCGTAGAGCCGGACCCAGTTCACCAGCGCCGTGTCCGGATGGCTCAGCGGGTCGATGCGCTGACACGGCAGGCGGTGGAGCCACGCAATCATCACCGCGTCGCGCTCCACCACTTCGCAGGCGGCGCGCAGCACGGCCTCCGCGAGCGTGGGGCCCGCGGCCAGGCCATTGGACGTGATGGGCGCCAGCCGCTCCTCGCGCGTCTGCGGGTCGTGGAGGAACACCGCGCCCGTGGGCACATGGATGGCGTCGCCCGTCACGAGCGAGCGGGCGCGCACCCAGCGCAGGACGTTGGTGCCGTCATAGGGCGTATACGGCAGCGCGGCGTACTGCTCGGGGCGGTAGAGCACCATGTGCCGAGGGTCCAGCGAGGCGCCGTCGAGCGCATGTCGCGCGGAGCGGACCATGGGCAGCGAGGGCGCGCAGCCTCCCCCATAGCGCTCCACGGCTTCGCCCACCGCGCTGATGCGCGCCTCCTCCAGCGTCATCCCCTTGCCGGAGCACACGAGGTCCACCTGCGCGTCCTTGCCGACGAAGCGGTGGTTGGCGATGCGGGCGGTGAGGACGATGGGGAGCGCGGGCTCGTCCGCGTCCTTCTGGACGAGGTCCACGCCGCGCACGACGCCGGTGCGTGCATCCATCAGCCGGGGCATCAGGCTCGGCAGGTCCGCGCGGGGCTCCGCCGGATTCGTCAGGCCCTCCCATCCCGGAGGAAGAGAGGGCCCGGGGCTTTTTTTGAGCACACCGGGCAGTCCGGCTTCTCCAGCACCGGACGAAGCGAGGGGACCAGTCTGAGCGCGTCGAGCTCCAGCACATGGCCGGACAGCGGGGTGGGGCGCAGGCCCAGCATCAGCTTGAGCGACTCCTGCGCGAGGAGGCTTCCCGCCTGGGCGGCGAGCGACGGGAGCGTGGCGCGCGTGTGCAGCCGGGGCGTCCGCTGCTGGTCCAGATGCTCCTCCCACGCCATCGCCGTCTCGAAGTCGTCCGCGCAAGCCAGGCTGCGCATGCGGTAGCACATGAAGCACGCCGTGTTGCCAGGGAGCACCAGCGGGCCGACTCGGGCCACGTGCGAGGTCAGCTCGCCGTAGAGCGTGGGCACGCCCAGCGTCACGCCCGCGCGGTTGAGCCATTGGTTCGCGACGGACAGGCCCTGGTCGAAGCAGCCCAGCGCCAGGCTCGCGCCCCGCACGAGCGCTTCCACGCCCTCGCGCGAGAGCGACGGCTCCGCCGTCACGATGCGGCCGCCGCCTCGGCGAGACTCCAGGGCCCTCGCGAGCACCTGTTGCCGGGGGAGGCCCACGGCCTCGGACGTCACCCCTGGCATCAGCGCGACGTTGCCCGGCTCGCAGGGATACGGGTCCACCAGCACGACCTCACCCACGCCGCAGTCGGCGAGCTGGCCGGCCGCATGGGCTCCATGCGCCTCCAATCCCAGCACCACCACGCGAAGCCTGGAGAGTGCGTCCTGGGCGGCGGGCAGGGGCAGGCCCCACGCCTCCAGCAAGGCGAAGAAGGGGAGCGCGGGGGCTGGCAGCGCCGCGCCACGCGGCATCCGCTTCAGCACCCGGGCGTTCACGAGGGAATCCAGGTGCTCGCGCAAGTCCGACGCGGCGATGCCCGGGAGGGCCGCGGCCACGGTGGTGAAGTCCCGTTGCCCGTCCAGGAGCGGGAGGATGCGCTCCACGAAGAGCTGCGTGGAGGCACCCTCCAGCTCCAGGGAGAGGGTGTCGGAGCGGAACAACGCGCCGCCACCTCGCAAGGGCACGACCTCCGTGCCCGGCGCGAGTCGATAGACGTCGTCCTGAGAGGAGGACATGGGGACTCGGTCAGCCTCCCAGTCCGCCGAAGCGGCCTCCGCCTCCGTAGCCCGCGGGGCCCTGGGCACACGGGCCACAGGTGCACTCGTTGATACACGTCGTGATGCACTTGATGCATTGGACGATACAGACGCTGATGCACGCGCTCTGCGGAGCCGTCCCCATGGCGTCTTCCACCCGCTTGATGCGCAACTCCAATCGCTTCACACCCATTTCCTCAATCATGGTTCCCCCTGGGTTTCGCTGACGATTGCTCAGCGGCGGACACGCTAGGGTCGCCCCTGGGTGGCCTCAATCCGACCTGCGGGTGATGGAACTGTCGGTGACCAGACAAGCGTCTTGCCCCAGGGGGAGGTGGGACGAGGTGCGTCTGGAGGCGGGAGTCGCTGGGGCGGGTTCTCGAAGTGGGCTAGACAGGGGCGCCGACCTGGAAACCTCTCTGCGGAGTCTTCGTGCGTCTCGCCCTCGCGCTGCTGCTCATCGTCCTGCCGCTGTCTTCCCCGCTCGCGCAATCCCTTCCTCCGGACCTGGATGCCACCGTCGAGCGGGCCATGAAGACCTTCGAGGTCCCCGGCGTGGCCCTGGCCGTGGTGAAGGACGGCAAGGTCCTGCTGGCCAAGGGCTATGGCGTGCGCAAGCAGGGAGACGCGACGCCGGTGACGGCGGACACGCTGTTCAACATCGCCTCCAACAGCAAGGCCTTCACGGCGGCGGCGCTGGCCATCCTCGTCGATGAGGGGAAGCTCCAGTGGGACGACCGCGTGGTGGACCACCTGCCTTCGTTCCAGATGTTCGACCCGTACGTCACGCGGGAGCTGACGGTGAGGGACCTGCTCGTCCACCGCAGCGGCCTGGGCCTGGGCGCCGGTGACTTGCTCTACTTCCCGCCGTCCACGTTCACCGAGGACGAGATTGTCTCCAAGCTGCGCCACATCCGTCCGGCCATCAGCTTCCGCAGCCGCTACGCCTACGACAACATCCTCTACCTCGTCGCGGGCAAGGTCATCGAGAAGGCGAGCGGCCGGCACTGGCGCGACTTCGTGCGCGAGCGCATCTTCACGCCGGTGGGCATGCGCGACAGCAGCACGCACGTGAAGGGGCTCCGCGTGGGAGCCAACGTCGCGACGCCGCACGCGAAGGCGGACGGGGTGCTCAAGGCCATCGCTCCCACGAGCATCGACAACAACGCGCCCGCGGCGGCCATCAACTCCACCGTGAATGACCTGGCCAAGTGGATGATGACGCAGCTGGGCCGCGGCGTGATTCCGGGCACGGACGGCAAGAAGCGCCTGTTCAGCGAGGCGCAGTCGAAGGAGATGTGGGCGGCGCAGACGGTGATGGGCATCTCCGAGCCCTCCAAGTCGCTGGAGCCGTTGCGCGCGAACTTCTCCGCGTACGCGCTGGGCTGGGGCGTGCGCGACTACCGGGGCTACAAGCTGGTGGGGCACAGCGGCGCGCTGCCGGGCTACTTCTCGCGGGTGATGCTGGTGCCGGAGCTGGGGCTGGGCATCGCCGTGCTGACGAACCAGGAGGAGCGCAGCGGCTTCGAGGTGCCCCTGTGGACGGTGCTGGACGCGTTCGTCGGCGCGCCCAAGACGGACTGGGTCGCCGCGTTCAAGGCGGATGACGACTCGAAGCGCGCGAAGGCGGAGGAGAAGGTGGCGCTCCAGGGCGGCATGCGCAACGCGCAGAGCAAGCCGTCCCTGCCGCTGGAGTCCTACGCCGGCAAGTACCGCGACGCGTGGTACGGCGACGTGACGGTGACGAAGGAAGGCGACAAGTGGCTGCTGCGCTTCACCCGGACGCCCAGCCTCGTCGGCGAGCTGTCCCACTGGCAATACGACACGTTCGTGGCGCGCTGGACGGACCGCTCACTCAACGCCGATGCCTTCGTGTCCTTCTCGCTCAAGCCCGACGGCTCGCTGGCGGAGATGCGGATGCAGCCCATCTCCCCGCTCACCGACTTCAGCTTCGACTTCCAGGACCTGCTCTTCACGCCCGTGAAGGAGACCCCGGGCGCCGCGGTTGCCCGCCCCGTGCACTGAGGCGGGCGCTCACGCGTGGCCCTCTCGAGAAGGGGCCACGTGTGGTGGCGGTGGACTACTTCTCCACCACGCCGCAGGCGATGCGGCCGCCGGCGTCGCCGGTCGGGTCCGAGTGATAGTCATCCTCCTTGACGTGGATGACCACCGCGGAGCCGTCCTTGTCGAACAGGGACTTCACCGTCAGCCCGTTCTGGGAGAACGTGTCGAACGTCACCTTGCCGTCCTTGTCCACGTAGAGGTTCGGCAGGTCACCCACGTGCTTGCCCTTGGGCGAGAGGATGCCGTGGGCCTTCTTCGTCGGGTTGAAGTGGCCGCCCGCCGTCTTGAAGTCCGGCGCATCGCACTTGCCCGTCTCGTGGATGTGGAAGGCGTGCTGGCCCGCGGGCAGGTTCTCCAACTGGCCCTTGATGAGCACCCCGTGCTTGGTCTGCTCGAAGATGACCTCGCCCACGTCCTTGCCCTGCGCGTCCTTCACCTTGGCGCGGGCCTCCTCGCCCTTGGCGGGCGCCACCTTGGGCGGCGCGGCGGGGGGCGTGGCGGCGGGAGCGGGGGCGGGGGCGGCCGCGTCCTGGGCCAGCACGGGAGAGGCGGCGGTGAGGACGGCGGCGGTCAGCAGCGCGCGAATCGTCATGACGGAGGGTCCTTCCTCTAGAGGGGAAATGCTGCTCGGCGAGGGGGACACTAGCGGGTGTTCGCCAGCCCTGCAGGGAATCCGTGCGGGAGGAGACATGCTCCCGCGCGGACCCTCACTCCTGGCCGGGAGGCGGTACCAACAGCGGTACGGGGACCACGCGCGAGGCTCCGAAGGCCGGAGCCCACGTGCGCTGCACCTCCGGGCTGTTGAGGAACCTCACGATGGCCTGGAACGCGGGCAGCGGCCCGCCCAGCGTCTCCGCCCACTCGAGTCCTCGCGGCGAGAGGTTGGGCACCAGCGGCCCCAACTCCTCCGTCGTCGTCGAGGAGCGGGTGACGCGCAGCCCTTCGTCCCGCAGCCGCTTGGGCACGTACAGCGGCGCGAAGCGCGCGTGCCGGTGGTCGTGCACGCAGCCTTCTTCCTCCAGCAGCGCCGCGGACAAGGGCAGCTCGCGCACGTTGAAGAGCAGCTTCACCGCGCCGACGTGAGGGTCATACGGCCCCCGCAGCCGGTGGTCGCCTCGGGGAATCAAGCGCCGGTCCAGGTAGCAGAAGGCGCGTGCCTCCGGAGGCAGCGTGCCCCGGTGTCGCGCCCCGCCGTAGCGGTAGAAGGGCCGCAGGTGCTTCGCGTCCACCTCCAGCGGCGGGCCTACCTTGAGCGCGCGCAGCTTCAAGAGCAGCTCCTCCGGCAGCCCGTGTGAGCGCGCGAACTCGGGCAGCTCCTCCATCGTCGCGGCGGCGAAGGCTCGAATCCGCGCGAGCAGCCGCTCCGGGTCCGCGTCCACCAGCAGCTCGTCGAAGCGGGTCTTCACACCCGGCAGGCTCACCGGCACCAGCGTGGTGAGCGGCTCGCCCTCCGCGCTCCAGCGGGCATCCAGCGCGCTGGCCTCGGGGGTGGTGGGGGCCAGGCGCCACTCGGGGGCCTCGGGCGTGAAGTGCTGCCAGTCGCCTCGCCGCTCGAAGCGCGGCGGGTCCACATGGCCCGGCAGCGAGGACCACACGGTGATGCACGTGCGCACCTGCGTGCCATGGAAGGCGCCGGGGCCCAGGTCCACCACCTCGCGCAGCGTGAGCATGCGCAAGAGGGACTGGCGCAGCGGCGCGTAGAGGAACGCGTCCAGCAAGCTGGCCGGGGTGATGAAGGCCAGCACGCCGGGCCTCGAGGAGAGCCGGTGCGCGGCCACCAGGAGGAAGAAGGCGAAGTCGTCGCGCAGGCTGGTGCCGGGCGGCAGCGCCAGCGGGAGCAGCGCGCGCAACTTCGCGTAGGCGCTGGCGTCCTTCAGGACGGGCGACGTGCCGTTGTAGGGCGGATTGCCCACCCACAGCTCGCGGTGCTCTGGCGGCGTGTTGGCGAGCATGGGCTCCATCCCACCTCGCAAGGTGTCCCCCTCGCGCACGTCCGCTTCGGGGACGCGGGCCTGGCACAGCCGGGCCACGGCGGGGTCCAGCTCCAGGCCGCACAGGCGTGCGCCGGGCCAGAGTTTCGAGGCCGCTGACAGGAAGGCCCCGGCCCCACAGGCCGGGTCAACCACGGTGAGCGGTCCTGCTCCCAGGTGCGCCATCGCGAGCGATAGCGTCCGTTCGACCAGGGGCGAGGGTGTGAAGAACGCACCCATCGCCTTACGGTCCAGCCCGGGGAACTGGTGGACGAGCCTCTCTTCGTCCACATCCAGCAACCTATTCGCGGCGCGCGGCATCGAGAAAACATCCTAGCCAGCACTGCTCGCCGTGGTGACACGTCCAAAGCTTTGCAAACGCACTCAACGCCCGGATGTGATGTCCCAATCAATTCACATGCCCGGAAGTCTGAGAAGGTTTAGCCCGCAGCGCGTGTTTTCAGCCCGCACCGCGCCCCGCGGGTAGTCCTGGTGTGCCCCGCTCAACCAGGTTGGCTGGACGTCCGAGGGGCGCGAAGGACTTCCCAGGCGCGAAAAACACCCATCCCCACCAGCATCGCCCCGACAAAAAGCAACACAGTGGCGCCTCCCACGGGCGCGGACACGAGCGCGGGCCCCGGGCAGTAACCGGACAAGCCCCAACCAATGCCAAACAGCGCCGCGCCCCCCACCAGTCGCCCGTCCACCAGCGAAGAGGGTGGCGGCGGGAAGTCCTTCGCGAGCACGGGCTTGCCTCGGCGCACGATGAGCCGGCGCAAGAGTCCATAGGTGCCCAGCGCGCCCGCCATGACGAAGGCGAGGCTGGGGTCCCACTTCCCGGCCACATCGAGGAAGCCCACCACCTTCGCGGGGTCCGTCATGCCGCCCATGCCCAGCCCCAGCGCGAAGAGCAGTCCCGCCAGTCCCGCCATCACCGCTGCCTTCACGAGACACCTCCCAGCACATGACGGGTGACGAAGACGGTGAGCGCGCCGGCGGCCATGAACGTGAGCGTGGCGACCAGCGAGCGCCTGGCGCCTCGCGCGAGACCGCAGACGCCGTGACCGCTGGTGCAGCCGCTGCCCAGCCGGGTGCCGAAGCCCACGAGCAGTCCCGCGGCGAGCGTGGCGCCCATGCCGGAGATGACGGGTGGACCGAAGGACTCCGGCCGGACGAGCGCCAGCACCACGCCACCCACGGCGAGGCCTCCGACGAACGCGGCGCGCCACGCGGTGTCCGCTTTCACGGGAGTCAGCAGGCCCGCGGTGATTCCGCTGATGCCGGCGATGCGACCGTTGAACAAGAGTAACAGAGAGGCGCCTGCGCCCAGCAGGACGCCCCCCAGGAGGGGGAGCAGGAACGAGTTCATGGGTGATGAGACCTGACGAAGGTGGAGAAGCCGTGAAGCGGGTCGGGCATCACGAAGAGGGGGGAAAGAGTGCCGAGGGGGAAGTCCCGGGTGACACGTCACCGATTTGCGGTGAGAGTCGCCTCGGCGGGAAAAGGATTCAGCGGCTCGTGCAGATGTTGAGGGGAAGAGGAGGTCCCCAGACGGACCGCGAGAAAGCGCCCCGGCGCTTTTCACCCAGGGAGAAAGGGAGCAGGCACGTGGATGCGACAGGCAGGGCGGCAAGGGGAGGCAGGAGCGACGCGGCGCTTGTCGCGGCGGCACGCAAGGGGGACCGCGAGGCGCTGGAGGCCCTGCTCGCCCGGTACGCGTCGCCGGTGTACCGGTTCGGGGTGCGCCTGTGCGGCTCCGAGGAGGTGGCGCGCGACGTGCTGCAGGAGACGCTGATGACGGCCTTTCGCGGCCTGCATGCGTTCCGCGAGCAGGCGCGGCTGTCGACGTGGCTCTACCAGGTGGCGCGCTCCCACTGCTCCCGGGAGCGGCGGCGCGAGGCCCGAGGGGGCATCGCTGTGTCGTTGGATGAAGAGGCCGCGCGCGCGGTGCCGTCCGGCGAGCGGCCCCCGGACGAGGCCGCCCATGCGCGGAAGCTGGGCGCGGAGATTCGGGACGCACTGGCCTCGATGTCCGCGACGGACCGGGAGGCGCTGCTGCTTCGGGACGTGGAGGGGCTGTCCGCCGAAGAGGCCGCGAGCCTGACGGGCGTCGACGTGCGCGCGCACAAGAGCCGCCTGCACCGCGCGCGCATGCGCCTGCGAGCGAAGCTGGACGGCGGCGACACGTAGAAGAGGGGCGGGACCCAGACCCCTTGGTGGCCCGGGCCCCGCCCCCGTCCTCCTCCCCAGGAGCATGACGGAGGAGGAC is part of the Myxococcus landrumus genome and encodes:
- a CDS encoding SagB/ThcOx family dehydrogenase; the encoded protein is MFRQRQPLAWLFHRNTSRSTHNMVSTVEPMSPTGPKEYPNAPVIPLGTPRLPETTLAHALDSRLSCRRFTGAPLSLEALGTLLYAGYGVRGTTHMNDLALFERTVPSGGGLYPLELYVLAHAVEQVPSGIHHYSPVSHALEQVREGGLPPGLCTRLFMQQPYLEKASAVLVVTLMPERSLWKYSDRGYRYLLLESGHVAQNINLTATALGVGSFNLGGFFDLELAELLSLDAEREFPVYGIALGMPEPLSRAALRTPTDL
- a CDS encoding YcaO-like family protein, giving the protein MLKKSPGPSLPPGWEGLTNPAEPRADLPSLMPRLMDARTGVVRGVDLVQKDADEPALPIVLTARIANHRFVGKDAQVDLVCSGKGMTLEEARISAVGEAVERYGGGCAPSLPMVRSARHALDGASLDPRHMVLYRPEQYAALPYTPYDGTNVLRWVRARSLVTGDAIHVPTGAVFLHDPQTREERLAPITSNGLAAGPTLAEAVLRAACEVVERDAVMIAWLHRLPCQRIDPLSHPDTALVNWVRLYARRGVTLHLFRVPTDQAAHVFLAVGTQRPGGPGPAAVVGMGADLSAARAARGALLEVGQIRPALARRMRRAETLARLEELKERPESVAKLEDHDLLYALPERLTALAFLLERPMEPFTWLQPEATSAVDQLRALADRLKATGSDLLYCDLTPSDLMRMGLRVVRAILPGLQPIDFGHQERRLGGERLYQLPVTLGFAKTCSGPEALNPDPHPIA
- a CDS encoding TOMM precursor leader peptide-binding protein is translated as MSSSQDDVYRLAPGTEVVPLRGGGALFRSDTLSLELEGASTQLFVERILPLLDGQRDFTTVAAALPGIAASDLREHLDSLVNARVLKRMPRGAALPAPALPFFALLEAWGLPLPAAQDALSRLRVVVLGLEAHGAHAAGQLADCGVGEVVLVDPYPCEPGNVALMPGVTSEAVGLPRQQVLARALESRRGGGRIVTAEPSLSREGVEALVRGASLALGCFDQGLSVANQWLNRAGVTLGVPTLYGELTSHVARVGPLVLPGNTACFMCYRMRSLACADDFETAMAWEEHLDQQRTPRLHTRATLPSLAAQAGSLLAQESLKLMLGLRPTPLSGHVLELDALRLVPSLRPVLEKPDCPVCSKKAPGPLFLRDGRA
- a CDS encoding serine hydrolase, producing MRLALALLLIVLPLSSPLAQSLPPDLDATVERAMKTFEVPGVALAVVKDGKVLLAKGYGVRKQGDATPVTADTLFNIASNSKAFTAAALAILVDEGKLQWDDRVVDHLPSFQMFDPYVTRELTVRDLLVHRSGLGLGAGDLLYFPPSTFTEDEIVSKLRHIRPAISFRSRYAYDNILYLVAGKVIEKASGRHWRDFVRERIFTPVGMRDSSTHVKGLRVGANVATPHAKADGVLKAIAPTSIDNNAPAAAINSTVNDLAKWMMTQLGRGVIPGTDGKKRLFSEAQSKEMWAAQTVMGISEPSKSLEPLRANFSAYALGWGVRDYRGYKLVGHSGALPGYFSRVMLVPELGLGIAVLTNQEERSGFEVPLWTVLDAFVGAPKTDWVAAFKADDDSKRAKAEEKVALQGGMRNAQSKPSLPLESYAGKYRDAWYGDVTVTKEGDKWLLRFTRTPSLVGELSHWQYDTFVARWTDRSLNADAFVSFSLKPDGSLAEMRMQPISPLTDFSFDFQDLLFTPVKETPGAAVARPVH
- a CDS encoding superoxide dismutase family protein — encoded protein: MTIRALLTAAVLTAASPVLAQDAAAPAPAPAATPPAAPPKVAPAKGEEARAKVKDAQGKDVGEVIFEQTKHGVLIKGQLENLPAGQHAFHIHETGKCDAPDFKTAGGHFNPTKKAHGILSPKGKHVGDLPNLYVDKDGKVTFDTFSQNGLTVKSLFDKDGSAVVIHVKEDDYHSDPTGDAGGRIACGVVEK
- a CDS encoding HsdM family class I SAM-dependent methyltransferase, with amino-acid sequence MPRAANRLLDVDEERLVHQFPGLDRKAMGAFFTPSPLVERTLSLAMAHLGAGPLTVVDPACGAGAFLSAASKLWPGARLCGLELDPAVARLCQARVPEADVREGDTLRGGMEPMLANTPPEHRELWVGNPPYNGTSPVLKDASAYAKLRALLPLALPPGTSLRDDFAFFLLVAAHRLSSRPGVLAFITPASLLDAFLYAPLRQSLLRMLTLREVVDLGPGAFHGTQVRTCITVWSSLPGHVDPPRFERRGDWQHFTPEAPEWRLAPTTPEASALDARWSAEGEPLTTLVPVSLPGVKTRFDELLVDADPERLLARIRAFAAATMEELPEFARSHGLPEELLLKLRALKVGPPLEVDAKHLRPFYRYGGARHRGTLPPEARAFCYLDRRLIPRGDHRLRGPYDPHVGAVKLLFNVRELPLSAALLEEEGCVHDHRHARFAPLYVPKRLRDEGLRVTRSSTTTEELGPLVPNLSPRGLEWAETLGGPLPAFQAIVRFLNSPEVQRTWAPAFGASRVVPVPLLVPPPGQE
- a CDS encoding DUF6691 family protein gives rise to the protein MKAAVMAGLAGLLFALGLGMGGMTDPAKVVGFLDVAGKWDPSLAFVMAGALGTYGLLRRLIVRRGKPVLAKDFPPPPSSLVDGRLVGGAALFGIGWGLSGYCPGPALVSAPVGGATVLLFVGAMLVGMGVFRAWEVLRAPRTSSQPG
- a CDS encoding YeeE/YedE family protein; the protein is MNSFLLPLLGGVLLGAGASLLLLFNGRIAGISGITAGLLTPVKADTAWRAAFVGGLAVGGVVLALVRPESFGPPVISGMGATLAAGLLVGFGTRLGSGCTSGHGVCGLARGARRSLVATLTFMAAGALTVFVTRHVLGGVS
- a CDS encoding RNA polymerase sigma factor, translating into MDATGRAARGGRSDAALVAAARKGDREALEALLARYASPVYRFGVRLCGSEEVARDVLQETLMTAFRGLHAFREQARLSTWLYQVARSHCSRERRREARGGIAVSLDEEAARAVPSGERPPDEAAHARKLGAEIRDALASMSATDREALLLRDVEGLSAEEAASLTGVDVRAHKSRLHRARMRLRAKLDGGDT